The DNA segment AATATTATCTCAACTCTAGTGAAGTTTAGAGATTTTAACTTTAATTTAGTTACTTTCCTTCGAGACTGAGATTGACATATAAATACCGGTTCATTGGTTGGATGAATGGTCTCCTAGGTAACCTAGGCGACATTGTTCCAGATCGTGGTGGTGTTTGGCCCATTTTCCTCACTTACtcaaatcaacatattttacatgtcaGAAATGGTGATGCATCGACAGTTCACTTGTTAATACTAGCAAAACAGATGCCAGATACACCCTGCATCCCGATTTGACCAGACTTCAAGTAGCGGTAGTTGTTGCATGGAGGAAGTAGTTGTAGACGTCCCTGAAATGACAGGTTTATGGTGACTGATGTGATTGATCCGGTCGAGTTATCTCGCCAGTTGGAGATTATGACAGATCAACGTCTTCCTTACTTAAGGTAACGGTTGTCACATTGGTCTGATGTGTTTGACTCAGGGGTATGGGGACTCCTCATGCAGTGGGTGATGGATGATGCCCGTCTCCCTCGCCCGAGGCAACGCACATCTAGATCACGTGACATTGTGCCCCCTGGGGGTGCTAGTGAGATATCCATGCGTAACGTCTTGGTTGTTTATGTTGGTGTGGTGTACGACGTCCAAGGCTTTCGGGGTTAATGGCTGTCTTGGATTTGAGGGATGGGCGAGCAACGTCTTTCGAGAGAAGCTCTATGGTTTGCAACAGCAACAAATAAACGATATCTCGTCTCAATGATCAACAGAAACCTGCGCCACTTGTATCGCATCGAAAACATCATTTAAGGGGCGATAAAGATGCACTGACGCTAAGTATGTCGGAATTGCACTTGTTCACTGCAGTTGTTGCGTCATAATGGCACAAGCAGTCAGTAACGGTATCTGGACAATCCTGCGTTTATCTCGATGTCGGCTATAGATAGAAAATTGAAGGGCACAACAGGTGCGCGATTCCAGTGACGCGTGATTGTTATATATAGCCCTATTGTCAACGGATTGCCATACCTTAAGGCTCGTCTCGCATAATAGCCGTATTCTTACCGCCGGCTAAACGTAACCTCTAGACAAACGCTTTAATGAACGATTTTATGCATGATTTGATATCAGATGTATATCTCATTTTGTTGCACTGTAACGTCTGACTTAGGTTGTGTTAAAGGTTTTCGGAAAGTCTGAAATGAATGCGGGTCGGCACCTTTACGACATAGCCAAAAGACCACATTGCGGCACCACCCGTCCCGCCGATTTACGGCATGCTGCGATATCTGCATGTTTTATTTGCTTACCAAGGCAGGGTGCTGCCGTCTGAAATTCCTAAATATGACACGATGTCATGCAAATGTCGGCTCACAATCCACAGCGCAAACAAGTATTTTACGACAATATAAGCGTCCTACGTCACTGTCGTCGAGCGTATTTTCACATTGCATAAAATTTGCATTTCATTAACATGTCATTAGTAAGGACACGTTTCATGCTTGAGTTGTACAACTGTATTTAGCCTGTATGTGTCAGGGGCCAGCGgtttgttgtcatggtaacagaaTCACGGTAGAAGGACTATTCTAATAGTTGCTTGCAGGGAGATGATATCGATGTCATGAAACCGTTACGTTGAGCATGAAACCAGTGAGGTATAACGGCCATATTGCTTGGGCGCCCCGTGGCAACACGTGGTATTTGATCTACGCATGCGTTCACGATCTAAGCGTGATGTGCTCTTGCGGACTGTTTTAGTGGTTCATAATAATATACCACCAGAGGAATTCATGAAGTATCTAAAATactcaaacaaatattttacccGTATTTTTGGCATGTTACGTCAATGTACATCGATCATCGCAGTGTCGTGGCAGTTGTGAGGTATCGGGAGAGACAAGTTAACGTGAGGTGGAAACAATCAAACCACTGGCACATCCCATGTGAAGTCGCGGATAAAACAGGCACCCAACTTCGTAAAAGGTCGTAGGAGGTAATCTGTGTTCGATCTAAAAGGTTGAGACCAGTATGTAGTCCAAGtcataaaccagacaatccagtgattgatattatgagcaacttCCATCCTCAGACTACGTCGACACGCTGTGAACCAAGCCACAGAGCCTCATGACTGATCCAATATATCACTTCTTAAGATCAGCCTTCAGGGTGCTCAGGACCCTTTCCGAATCCCAACGCTGAGTACGGTATAAACATTAGCATTAATAAGGATTGTCCATAGCCACTATAGCGGTCACCACTGTACAGAACCATGATCACCCCCACCAGCTACCTTCCCAGTATCCACTCGTACACAACGATCTACCCGGACCAGTGATCACAACAGAACTGTTCAGCGAGGCATGACCCAGTCAACTGAGGGTCGATCGCTACCCATGCCCCTCACTGTTAAGAACGTCTCTGAATGGCCGACAATACGCTCCCCGGTGTACGGCAGTGTATCAATTAGCAGTAGTCCCTGTTTGGAGGTGTGGGGAGCTCGTACAGCAGTATATCTATATGTGCAGTATACAATGCGTTGTATAGGAGTTCCCATTCACTAttcacctacatacatgtgaaTAGTATTGGTGTGGATAATAGCACGTCGTGTAACAGGGATTAACTGACTATGCAACAGCGTTAAACGTTTAGTGGATCTGCTCCATACACTATTCTCAGGAAGCAGTACCATGCATCTTATTTGTAATGACGAGAGACCGAAAAGTGCTGAGCAATTGGGTTGATGGATAATAATTCTGATATGAATTTACACAACTCAACAATCTCCTACCCTAAGTCAATGCGTACCCCCTCCCAGTTTATTGCCCTCAACGCCTAGTCTCCTCTATAACCTGTTGATCCGATTAGAAATATCATACTGGCCCTAGTGTAATCTCCAGTTTGTGGGCAAATAGGAATATCTGCTTAAGCGAGATATTTACTAAGTGTATTTACTTTCGGTATTGCCAAATAACAGGGCAGCATGCGATAATCTTGAAATGAGAAATTGATGTAAGATATCCACAATAGAGCATTATCCCATGCCCCCGCCTGTCAGAAATGGTGTCCCGGGGGGAGGGTCTCAGAGTCGCCAGAATTACTCTGCACAGTTGCGTCCAGGAGACATGCTGGGATAGATCTCCAGGAATGTAGGCAAATTTTCAGATGCATCTAACTGTACAATATACCTGCTCGCTCAGATATTCAGGATAGCTGTTCTGGTTAAATGAGTATCATCTGTTAGACGTTGCTCGTTTTATCAACCACTAAGTTGACTCAATTAAATCATGTCTTGAAAAGCACGATGAGAGTTAGAAATCAAACTGATCATGTCATTCTGTGTTCTACCGTATTTGATATGACACATTTTCCCATTTTAAGCTGACAGCCCCTAGTTGATCAAACCTAAATACTGTTTCAAGGGTTGTTAAATGTTTGAACTCTGCAATCCACCACTGAAGCTGCCACTAAAATTCAGTTATTCTTCTGATAATTTTATATGGCTGTTTTATGAAGTTGCATAATAAATCAGCTGTTTCCATCCTTTGTCCCACCCAGCTGTGTGTTTAACACTTATTATACATAATGTTAAGGGGTGGTATTATCGTCCATTGTCATACGCCTGAAATAGAGATGTTTAAATATCCCCTTATTTGGCGGTTTTCACAAACTGAATTTGATGGGATTTCTTGCGTTTGTTTCGAAAAGTCAGAGAAGACAGCTTACTGTGTAGAGGAGGCGAGGTGACCTTGGGGCCCAAGTCTAGCTCTTAATGTCTCGGGTTAGTATTTGACGGGCTTTGCGATTGTTTGACTTGAGCATGGCCAAGTTTGATCAAACATGCAATTCTTGATCTGGCTAAGTCTGAATTCGGAGGCTGGTCAATCTACAAGTGGTCCTCACTACTGTTCCTTGTGTTCTCCTATtgtttgtgtacaggaagttgaCGCTTTAGAGCAAACTCGAGATATGGATCTTTCACAAACACCCAACAGACTCAGATTAGAGTCAGGACCCAGGCTGCGTTAAAACGTTCCGTGGTCTTGATTTTTCTTCCTCACTTTCACCGTCTCCACTTGGCTAGGTCTTTGGTGGTTGTTTACATGCTGTAGGCTGATTGTATCGCCCGACATTCATTTTCATCTACTCAGAGTAAACTGTCTTGAACGAAGGTGTTATGTTTATGCtagtagactaacgcttagtctctgaaaatatgcaCCTCTTTTGGGAAACGAACCTTGATTTTAACTGAATAGGATACCGTGTAGATATAAGATTTGAGCctaagaaaatctagacttgcttcgttCATAGCCTGTGCATAACAAACGGTGCTGGAAAAGGGAAAATAGTTTCGTTGAGGGACCTTGAGGCAGACTACGTAACTCAAAGGAACACATAGTTCCAACGTGGCTGTGACATTGCACAGGTCATCTCGACCCGTTCTTTGCGATGATGGAATATACAGctgaaatgtttttgatgatTTCGAACGGATTGTAACTATAATGACGTTCAAAACAAGGACGTCATATTtgtgaaacaatatttttttacacAACAGTTTATATTTTAGTTGACATTTGAACAGCATTGTctcaacaaaatacatgtattatgatTCGTCATGCAATTAATTTAATGGAAGTTTTTACGAGTGGCAAATTTATTACCCAGTGTAAATGCAGAACCTAACGAGCATTCCATTCCCACATACTATTTCCTTAACGACATGCTCAGACCTCGGTCTCCAAGAAGACCAGTCCGTGGAGTATGGTGTCAGACAATGCCAGGAAATGGCCAGCATCCTACACAGACTCATCAACGATGGTAAGTGTAATAGGTAGTTGTGTTGTTAGTAGTACATTTTTGTTATCACAAAATGACACGTTCTATTTTCATTgtacaaaataaaatcaattcaAGAAACATGAAAGAGTGGGTGTTATGGAGGATGTTCCAACTTTGAAAAAGAATTCCGCTATACCTCATGTGACATCTTGGCGCATGCGCAAGACCTTGTGACCTTGAACGTATGTCACGTTGGGGCAACTGGTGTTGAAGGTGTACATTTGTTCGGGCTGCGCGTGTGTTTGCCGATGGAGTAGTCACAGGGGGGAATTCAGGGAGTCTTagtcaaatatttatttcttcCGCAATCCCTTGCTCCCATCTTCTTAGCTTGTCGTCTGCTTTAACCTCTCGACCTCATTCGGTTGACCCCTGCAGCTCGACAtcagttgtcatggtaacacgGCTGAGCTGTTACCACGGGAAGGCAATAAACTTACCTATTATTTCAACTGCAGCTTTAAAATTTCTCCACTGTGGACTCCGGAGTTAATGTTCACGCGTCCAATCCCACTGGACATCCTTAACTGGGGCAATGGGTACCATCACTAGATTATCGTTCATGAACAAGCTTAAACCCTGTCATATGAGCTTGAAAAGAGAGATCGATTTCAGATTGAAGATAGGCCGGGACTATTTCAATCTATGCAATATATTTGATACTGAATTCTAAAGCTGTATTTTTGCTAACTCTTCCACGCGACGTGGAAAGACAGCGTGGGTGTAAATTTGATATCTTTGGGACTCAAACATATGTTGTCAGGGAAATTGTCAGGATGACAGTGACTACACCTATCATGTTGCCATATAAAAGTTGCTTATCTATTAATATTCAAAAACAAGATGGCGCTGCGCGTATTGATCTCATTGCGAGCTGATAGTTGAGCACCAGATGTCGCTGTGCTGTCCGAGCTGGCGAGTTTACTGTCGACACAGATGTAGAACCAGCTGAGTTTGTGCCTTGTACGCTGCCCCCTCTCTGAAATGTCTCCCTGATATACTCATAGAATCGATCACGTGACTAATAAAACACCAGCTGTTGTAGAGTTGATAATCGACTCCTTCCTGAATACGAGAATGCGCATAATTTGTTTATCATACATGTAGACACGTGCTTCAACCTTTTGGAGAAGTGCATAGTGTCAGGATACATTTTCATAGAGTAACCATAGCAACAGAATAATAACCGTATTTATTTCGTTATAATGTTTGTGTATTTAATACAATAAAACTCTCTTCGTGGGTTGTAACGGGGGTCAGTGTGTAGTTCATTGTGTACGATCTATGAGAATTTGCGAGAGTTGAAGAGAGCATGGTATCGCGTTACTTCACCAGACGATTGTCACGTCATTGAGCTATAGAACTGTTGGTGTAATTACCTGATATAATCACAGCCTTAAAACTCCACATCGACACCAGAGCGGTATAAGATCAACTGTGATATGACGCTTGACCTTGGCGACATAGGATTGCTCTTCAGTAGCCAATGATAATCGTAAGAGACCACTAACGGTAtcggctcactgacttgttggatatcatcgtttcccaattgcgtagatcgatgctcatgctgttgaccactggattgtatggtccagactcgattgtttacagaacccagccataaagctggaatatcaAAAACGAAGTCGTGTTGCACTAACGATAAGAAGATATCCAGGTTACTCGGAAAAGCAACGTGTCATGAGTCACCAGCGACATGCTTCTCTGAGAAGGTTTAATCCAGTGCTTCCTCATGCGTCTGTCGTCGCACGATCTGGCTTGGTTTGCGCATGCCCGAGAGTTTAAGACTTCCGGTTGTGTCACAGGGGGTCACGGTTTCGGCGTTAAAGTGCCACATGCCATGTTGTCCCTCTAGATTTGTGTCGACGCCCGGTAGCGTAATCGCCATCAACATTCGCCATATCTCGTAACCTTTCAGGCTGCACATTTAATTGGTAGCAAATGACAAGCGCTAATTCGTGCATCACCATGCGGCTCCGCGCAGCTCTGGGTAAATAGTAGCGTTATCTCCTATTTAAAGTCAACAAGCATTTACCCCGTCCCTTCCCAGCCAAGACCAATCTCGTCCCTGTCGCAAACCCAAGATCACACCTTCTGAGTGAGGTGGTCGCACACCCATCCGCGTCTTGTCGTTCACCTGAGAGTCAAGAGCGTTGAGGCACACCTGGGAAGTGCAGCTGCGGTGCAGTCGGTGCGGCAACCGCGTACTCGCTCACACAGGGAATGCTGCCGCAGAGCATCGTGTTTCCCGACATTGCATTTAAACCGCCATTTACCCACCTGACAAAAACAGTTAGTTCTGCTTGATGATTCCGTCATCCGGGTATCCGCAAATAATGACCGCTTGGGTGTGCTAGTAGAGACACACTAGAATTGACAGGATTTGTGAAGAAAGACGGAGTAATGGGTGAATGGCAAATTTCTGGATATTGTCCTAATTCAGGGTCCAAAACATTCCCAAAACCACCTTAACCTACATTATCTGAAAGCTATACCAAGGAATACGTACAGCTGAAAACTCGTTTCAGAACGCCAATCTTGATAACGATGCAAGAATCCTCACCGAAACGTCGGTTAATGCAATGACAAAAGGATGTCTTATAGTTTATCCTATCCATATCATCTTATGTTTCATTATTGAGTCATTTGTTTTACTCCAACTTCTTGAAAGACGACCAAACAATTAAAGAACACCTAGTTAGAAGGTTGCCCATCTACCATCCGTGATTAGCTACATCCGTAGGGAAAAAGATGTAACTAGTTCAGAGCGTTTACTAACAATTCATCACTTACACATAGTCCCCAAATCGTGTTTGTCGAGTAGACCTCTTGGTTTAACAAGGAACCCTGTATAATGACCCGAAAGGTTTAGAGAATCGTACATATTTCaggaaatgtattttttaaaattgttgCGAAGTCTTCACTGTTAAAAGAAACGTTTCCCCAAATATTAATGTTTCGTAACGTTTTTGGTCAGTATGTATGAATcaagttttgtttgaaaagttAATTACGACAATCTGGGCTACAACTGTGGCTATGTAGCTATCGGTAGCAATTAGATCTATCAAGCAATTAAATCTGTCTAACGACGGTCGCCTTTGCACAACGACTGTTAAAaagactttatggatgacagttAAGGGAGCTCACTTCTAATACACGTATATCCCGTTGCTAACTTGAGCAGGATGATCTCATCTGAAACATGATAGTCTTAATTTTGTGAGAAGAACCTCTAACAGAGCGATACCTCTGCACGCGAATGTTGTCACTGAACTGAGAAGTGGTGACAGGTCGCTCGAGGTATTGGTCGattactttgttattgtataTATTACCTGAGTTGAAGTTGAATAACAGTACAACTACTGATGTGTGTTCAACAGTAAGTTCTCATGACGTCATTCTTTTGTAGGTCACGTGTTAGTGGAGCCAGAAATTATCAGTGAGCGTCTGGAACCAGGGATATGGTAAGCGTAACTTTCAACAGTTTCGATTAATTCCTTTAAGTCAGAATTAAATACTAATTGACACATTTTTGTCTTGACGTACAACGTCCGATATCCGGGCTCTCAAGAAGCGGCGTTTTTCTATAGATCAGCTTCCGGTATTTGCCGCGAGACACTTGTGGCTATTTAATTGTCTCTGTCAGGGCGCGCGCTCCCGTTTCCAGGAGACAAGGCATCGGAAATTCTATCAGAATTAATAAAAGATGGAATTAGCGATAAGGCGCAATAGAATTACCATTGTTTGCTAAAGTAACGACATTCTTCTTTTTCCCGAATGACAATATTAAAACAAGTCCACTCATGCCGTTGTTCGACGTCTTATCAAGTTGGATTCTCGCATCACTTGTCTCTCTGTCCACAGCAGCAAGACCGACATCGTCGACGACAATACGGTTGTCAGGGCACGTGGGTTGCCATGGCAATCGTCAGACCAGGACATTGCACGTTTCTTCAAGGGCTTGAATATAGCAAAGTGAGTTTGAGTACATGAAGCTATATTTCTAATAAAAACAACGTTCGTGTAATAAAGCACAACGCAGCAAGGAAGCAATTCCTAACCAGTAGAAAACTATTGTTGGAAACTGTTTGAAATCCGACTGAAGAGATTGCTGACATGATACCTGTCCTATACATTTGACTTTTAACTACATGCAGTCGGTCGGGTCGCCGCGGGTAAAGCGTTAGTTTGTCAAGCTGAATACATGGTTGAGCTCACCATATGTTTATAATGTGGTGtcttaatattgctggaatattgcttgaacaaagcggcgtaaaacgtcaCTCACTCGCACTATGTGGGCACTATACATGAAGGTCGTCTCGAGTCTCAGGTCGTGATACCCATGGAATATATCTAGGAGATTGCTGACGGCAGCATGAAAACGAAACCAAACTCCCAGTTGCAAACAAAAGGGAAAAAGGAGAAAGTATCTAACTACCCGTACACAATGTTCGTATGAGCACCTGTACCTAAATGACTTCATTGTCGCTATGACAGTGGTGGGCAACGTTAAACACTGAGCGACAATAACAGCGGTGTGAGGAGATTTAGTCTGTCAGGCTCTACACAGATGCTGTGTATTTACAGGGGTGGTGTGGCGCTGTGCTTGAGCCCTCAGGGACGACGGAATGGTGAAGCCCTCGTGAGATTTGATGGCGAAGTTCATCGTGATTTAGCGCTCAAGCGCCACAAACATCACATAGGGCAGCGTTACATCGAGGTGTACAAGGCAACAGGAAAAGACTTCGTCAACGTGGCAGGAGGTAAGACCCTTTGGGTTTcacgagttacctcccctgtcgCCTTTTACCAAGTTTGTGTCGTAAGGTTGTTGTGGATCATCCGTAAACCATTCCCACTCATAAGGTTTATAAAAACAGCTGTATCTGACTATTACTGGCTACAATAATGAGTGTACCTGAATGTCCGGATTAAAACTGATCTTTGGCCACTCTTgcttctcaagacaccattaacAGGATCcagtggtctggctcgctgactcggtttaGCCATGTTTcacgtagattgatgctcattttgtcagtcacaggaATGTCTAGTCAAGACTCGATCATTTAACTCAGGCATCTGGCGCGGAACTTGCTGGGTGCGTTGTCAAGGAAACACAGAATGTATGGAATCTATTCAAATGTTTGTGGTATAATCTTGAACAGCATAATACAGGGGAAAGAGTAAAAGATCTGGTTGCCATACTAAGGCTTTGCTGTTGTTCTGAATAAAATTTCTGATCGGTTGGTGTTATTTCTTCAACAGGGAGTAACTCTGAGGCACAAGCTTTTCTTTCGCGAGGAGGACAAGTCATCATACGCATGCGCGGACTTCCATTTACGGCAACTTCTCAACAAGTGGTGAGTACCAACACTTTGGAATTGTTTGCGGTGTAGAAATATGGAATAGTTATCTGTGAAAGGTACTTGCAGATGCACACACGAAGACACATTACAGTGTTCACATATAAACTGTAGCCATGGTGACTGGGATGGTGCAAATAGAGTACAGACTGCACGCCACATCATTCTGTCTGTGTTATTTTCAGCAGCGCTGTGTATGATCACGTGACCTAGTGGCTCCCCCTGGAGGTAAGTTTTGGGAAAGGCTAGTAACAGACCTGGCGTGTGGTGATTCTTGTTTGGTTGGTCGCATCCACGGTGTTAATGGTCCACTCGAATTGCAGGTGTTTTGGATTTGGGCGGTGCGGGGCGGTTGCTGGCTATTTTCAATTACCTCTTTCACTTCCGACGTCCATTTCTCACTGGTGGTGCCTTTCAGTCGTGGATGTGGGCGTGTCTCACGAGTAGTGGGCGGGGTCGGGTGGGGGTGCTGCATGTCGGTGTAATGTCCATGTCATCTACTAGCCATGCTATTTCCTGTGTTTGCGCTTGCAGCTGGAGTTCTTCGCGAGAGAGCCGAATCCATGTCAAGTTTTGGACGGAGAGGACGGTATCCTGTTCGTCCACTACCCTGACGGGCGCTCTACCGGAGATGCCTTTGTACTGTTTACATCCGAAGACGAGTCTAACAAAGCCCTCAAGAAGCACCGAGAGATCATGGGCACTCGATACATCGAGCTGTTTAAGAGCACAACAGCGGAAGTCCAGCAGGTAGCTCTCCTGCTTAAGAGACCCAAAGCTGCTTCACTTCCGGATAGTTCGCGCCGCCGATACAAATAACACGTGGAGTAACTGTCATAGTAATGTAGACACGCGAGAGAAGACCCATGGAGGATATGTTAAATTGAGGAGGAAGAACCGGCAACAACCCTAGGGTCAGCCCCCAACACCGACCATCTGCTTCCTACTTACCCTTTATATGTCAGTTAACCCTCAGCagcattttgtatattttgtggtTTGAGGTATTTTAGAATATTTGGTTGAGAGGTGGTGACAGGGCGTCTGCTCGCAATGTGGTTTTGGGACTGTTTGTTTACTATTTGGTTTGAAGTGTTACCATAATGAGatgaaatgattcacaatgtcTAACTACCCATATTTTTTCATTGTTCAGACATCATTCATGATCTGTCATCCTTTTTGTGAAAAGAAACTCTCgaaaaagtaaaatataattGAACAATTATCGAATGGTATGCTGATGCCATTTGAGATACCGTAAACGTGGGTACACACTTGAACCACATGTGTAGCAGTATTGTTATATAACGTATATATAGACACACGAGGGTGTAGCATAACATACCGCACTTAGTGACACTACATGACAAGGTGCTCGTCACGGGACGATCTATGCACCACATACGCGCTCAGCTTTTGGTCTCTTGGcaaatatctgtctgtctttCCACTCTTTTCATGACCCATATCTCCATTTAATTGTAAagattaatattttcattttttttatcactTTGTTTATGGTAAAAGAGAAATAAttttccttattttttcaagaaacattttgacatttctaATTCATTTTACACAAGTCAACTAATCTGGTTTTGTTAACATTTGTTTGTGTTCTAGTAACGAATTTTGTGTGTTTAATTGGTTGGAGGAGTCTCTCGTCACTAACCCTGTGCAGTAACTGTAGCTGTGTAATGTCCTCAACAGGTTCTCAACAGGAGCATGGATCCCCGCAACCCCGAACAGCAAGACGGACAACTTCCGCCTCTCATTGCGCAACTTCCGGCGCAAGCAACGACAGTGCCTACCATCATTCCACAAAACCTAATCACTGCTGGAACAAGGAAAGACTGTGTGCGCCTGCGCAACTTACCTACCATAGCACAAGTGACTGATATTCTAACATTCCTAGGCGAATATTCTCAGTTTATTGTGTATCAAGGAGTACACATGGTTTACACAGCTCAGGTTGGTATACTTCTTCCTGTGTAGGGGAGATAATCCATTATTGGTCTAGAATTGTTTATTTATATCGTTTGTA comes from the Haliotis asinina isolate JCU_RB_2024 chromosome 12, JCU_Hal_asi_v2, whole genome shotgun sequence genome and includes:
- the LOC137257780 gene encoding RNA-binding protein fusilli-like isoform X3, whose product is MAPYLVALFCASAGKNGEELGSDEEQIVLFVYLLFDVTNNKVIAVQHHYVKPQPNELSETLLTEDCKTETGIDENAVKNGQSLDHVLEEFDRFLCAKGAHPDHGSRTFCFVTDGQNHLRQLLHPEACTKNLSLQSYYSSFYDLRREFKRFYKTDTIKNIKEMLEYLGLQEDQSVEYGVRQCQEMASILHRLINDGHVLVEPEIISERLEPGICSKTDIVDDNTVVRARGLPWQSSDQDIARFFKGLNIAKGGVALCLSPQGRRNGEALVRFDGEVHRDLALKRHKHHIGQRYIEVYKATGKDFVNVAGGSNSEAQAFLSRGGQVIIRMRGLPFTATSQQVLEFFAREPNPCQVLDGEDGILFVHYPDGRSTGDAFVLFTSEDESNKALKKHREIMGTRYIELFKSTTAEVQQVLNRSMDPRNPEQQDGQLPPLIAQLPAQATTVPTIIPQNLITAGTRKDCVRLRNLPTIAQVTDILTFLGEYSQFIVYQGVHMVYTAQGEPSGEAFIQMDSEEASSMTAINRHRRPMTFANKKRLIDVIQCSGDDMSLVLTNGMPMATIPQAPAQMIQRQIITPVTAPTIMPSLGTLPYAQLPQPLPAAFPPTMTHIPQRPATSFYPPILYW